CTGAACTTAACGATCCGGTAGACAACAATGGTAAGCCTATTGGCTGGGTTGTAGGTGGGCCAGATAATGGTAAAACTGATGTAATTTTCATCATTGCTAGCGACGATCGCGCAGATTTACTAGAAGAAGTTTCGCGGATCTTGGAAAGCGTTGTGACATTTACAGACGGAAAAGGCAACGCAAAAAGTAGCGGAGCCAGAATTACCTTCCTTGAAGAGGGAGCCAATTTGCCTCAACCACTATCTGGACACGAGCATTTCGGCAACCTAGACGGAATATCACAACCTGGCATTCGTGGCAGGGTTTCTGATAATCCTAAAGAACTTCTCACCCCCAGACAAAACCCAGAGAACCCAAACCAGGGCAAACCCGGACAGGATCTTCTGTGGCCAGGAGAGTTTGTTTTTGGCTATGAGGGGCAAAACGATAAAGCTCATAAGTTGGAAGATAGCAAAGGTCAGGTTGTTTCGGCGGGACTACACTGGGCAAATGATGGCTCTTACCTTGTATTCCGCCGATTGCGTCAAGATGTGTTTAAGTTCCACCAGTTTTTAAACTATACTGCTGCTGACCTGAATGCTGACCCCAGAAAGGTAAGTGCAAAATTAATCGGTCGCTGGCCTAGTGGCGCTCCCACTGTCCGCACGCCGGAAGAAGATGCCCCAAGTTTGGGTAATGATGACAATGGCAACAATAATTTTGAATTTAACGGGGATGATGCACCAGAGGGAAAATTCTTTAAAAATGATGTAGTTCCACCTTCTGATGATGCAACGGGTTTGCGCTGCCCGTTTATTGCCCATACCCGCAAGACTTATCCACGCAACGACAAAACACCAGGAGGTGGAGGCCCAGGGCCCGAAGAGATTGACCTCAGTGAAGTGACCACTCAAACACACCGTTTGCTTCGTCGCGGCATTCCTTATGGCCCTGTGTCTCCTTCAACGCCGAACAATCCGCAACCAGATCCGAATTTTGTCGATCGCGGTTTACACTTTTTGGCTTATCAGACTTCAATTGTTGACCAGTTTGAGTTTGTAACCAAGTTTTGGGTTAATAATGCAAACTTCAGTGAGGAGGCTGCTACCGGGCACGAGTTTGAAGGTAAATTAACTCTAGGTCACGATCCAATTATTGGTCAAAGTGAAAATAACAAACCAGGTAGCGATCGCACACGCAAATTCTTTATCCATCTTGAGGATAAGGAAGATCAACCTCAAACTAAGGAGTTAACTGCACCTGAAGACTGGGTAATTCCTACTGGTGGCGGCTACTTCTTTGCACCGTCGATTTCTGCTTTGAAGGATGTACTGACTAACTAAAGGATTTTGTGGGGTTTCATTGATAGCGATCGCATCGAATGGCAAACTTCTCAATTTTTGTCTGTCAATGAATGCCAGCGCGAATCAAGCAGCGATCGATATTATGGGGTTTGTAGACTCTTAGGAAAATTATGAATTATGAATTTTGCTTTGCATTATTCATAATTCATTTATTTTGTCAATACCCTAATCTCAAACCTCAAATTTTTTTATGGATTCAAATCCAGCATTGTGTGCAGCGATCGCAAATCATATTACTACCAGTTCCCAGCAGCGAATTACTTTTGCTGAATTCATGGATATGGTACTATACCACCCCGAATACGGCTACTATTCCAGCGATGCACTCAAAATTGGCTTTAAAGGTGGTGATTTTTTTACCTCTCCTAACCTCTGTGCGGACTTTGGCGAGTTACTAGCAGAACAATTTTTCCAAATGTGGGAAATTTTAGGGAAACCCATACCCTTTTCTCTGGTAGAAATGGGAGCAGGTCAAGGGCTGCTAGCATTGCATATCCTCAAATATCATCAACAGCACTACCCAGATTTTTTTACTGCGCTAGAATACATCATTGTTGAAAAGTCCCCAACTTTAAGAAAAGAACAGCAGCAACGCTTACAAGATTTTCCGGTGCGTTGGTGCAATTTAGAAGAAATACCAGCAAATGCGATCGTCGGCTGCTTTTTTTCTAACGAGTTAGTCGATGCATTCCCTGTTCATCAATTCATCCTAGAGACAGGAGAACTCCGAGAAATTTATGTGACAACGCCACAAAACCTAACCCCCCTAAAAGGTAAAAGCAAATCTTCCTCCCCTCCCTTCATAGGGGAGAGGTCAAATTTTGCATTTGTAGAAGTTACGGGAGAACCTTCAACCCCCAAACTGGCTGAATATTTAGACTTAGTGGAAATGGACTTTAGCCAAAGTGCATATCCAGATGGCTACCGTAGTGAAATTAATTTAGCTGCTCTAGACTGGTTGAGTATAGTAGCAGACCGCTTGCAGCGAGGCTATGTGTTAACAATTGATTATGGCTACCCTGCCACTCGTTACTATAATCCCAGGCGATCGCAAGGAACGTTACAGTGCTATTATCAGCATCGTTTCCATGACAACCCTTATATTAATATTGGGCGACAAGATATCACTGCCCATGTTGACTTTACGGCTTTGGAACGTTGGGGCAAACGCTGTAATTTAGACAAAGTTGGTTTTATCCAGCAGGGATTATTTTTGATGGCGTTGGGGTTAGGCGAACGGATTGCAGCCCTTTCCGATCGAGAGCAACCTCTCTCAGAGTTACTACAACGCCGAGAAGCATTACACCAGCTGATAGATCCTACCGGATTGGGCAGCTTTGGAGTCCTACTTCAAAGTAAAGGTCTGGACAAGACAGAAATTTCTCAACCACTTAAAGGATTTACCCTGCCAGAGTAAACATCAATTTAAAAAGTTAAAACTCTATTTAAGAATGCACTATCAGTCTTATTTAGACTAGCATAACAGTGATTACTGTAAAGTTAAACACACTGCCAAAGTAATAATTATGTCTACTCATGACCTGCTAATGCTAGTAACCTTACTTACTCCTGGTATTTTACTCTCAGTGATAATTATGGCGACTTTTGCGGCTGGTGGCTAATCACCAAATACGGTGTTATCAGTGTTCAGAAATAACTGTTCACTGATAAGCGATCTTAAAATCAAACAATGAAAACGCGATGTCTACGACAGGCTACGCCTACGCTGTACCAAAGGAATATGAAAAATGAAGGTGGCATTTCTGGGAACTGGACTGATGGGACTACCAATGGCTCAAAGGTTATTAGCCGCAGATATACAGCTAGTTGCCTACAATCGCACCCCAGAAAAATTAGCACCACTACAAGCAGCTGGGGCTGAAATTGCTACACATCCCCGCCACGCCATTCGTGCTGCTGAGTGCGTAATCCTCATGCTCACTAATGCCTCAGCCATTTATAATGTGTTGCTTTCAGATACCGCTTGGCAAACTCTAGAAGGGCGCACAATCGTTCAAATGGGAACAATTACGCCCACAGAAAGCCAGGAAATTAGGGATGCAGTTGTTGCAGGAGGTGGTGAGTATTTAGAAGCACCTGTATTAGGGAGTATCCCGGAAGCAAAAGCTGGCAAGTTGACTGTTATGGTAGGGGCAGAGCCAGAACAATATCAGCGCCATTTAAAGTTACTCCAACATTTTGGGACAGAACCCTTACTTATAGGCCCAGTAGGAACTGCGGCGGCGCTCAAATTGGCATTAAACCAACTAATAGCTTCCCTAACAACTAGCTTTGCTCTAAGTCTAGCTTTTGTCCAGCGTCAGGGTGTTGATGTGGATGTATTTATGCAAATCTTGCGCGAAAGCCCACTCTACGCACCTACTTTTGACAAAAAGTTACAACGAATGTTGGATGGCAATTATGCCGATCCCAATTTCCCCACAAAACACTTGCTTAAAGATACAGAATTGTTTATCTCGGAAGCGAAATCTCGGAGTTTGGATCTTAGTAGTATTAAAGGTGTACGGCAAATCTTGCAAACAGCCGTGAAAATGTCATTTGCTGATGATGATTACTCATCACTATTTTCTGTAATTAAAGAATGGGGGGAATAAATTTTTGCAGGGGCAATTAATGAATTGCCCCTGAGCGCGTGTCGTTTTGCGTAATATTCAGGTTCGGTTAAAACTTACTCCTTAATTTTTAATTTCTAATTTTTAATTCCCCAAAGGGGTTGCCCCAAATTAATTAAAAAAAGGTCAAGTCACTGCCTTGTGGGGGTTCCCCCAGTTGTGGTAAGTGGCATGGGAAACCCGCTCATACGACTGGCTCCCCTAGGGATCTTTTCAAAAATCAAACCGGGTTCCTATATTACTGCCCATTAGTAGTTGATTGAGGAAATGGTAGAGGTTCAGTTTGGGGCTGAGGTTGAGGTTTGGGATTCAGAAAATCCTGCCAAGTCTTAATTTGGTCTTGTGCCGCACTGTAAGCAGCACTACCGCGGGGAATGGATTTGGCAATATCGATTCCTCTGGCAATATCAGACTGACCTTGAGTGCGGGCTATTTCTAACAATTGCTGACTCCATTGGTCAATAGCCAGATTTGCATCCATCCGTAAGATGCTATTGTTTGAAACCTTATCAGCCAGTCGTATTGCTTCAACCAAGGCTTCTGGTGTGCCAGTGGCTCCAACTTCCTGGGCTTTTTTCCAATTTTCTTTGGTGCGGATTTGCCCTTCCCAGTCATTTATAGCAGCTTGTGCTTCCCCAGAAAGCGCTCTTCCTGACGAGGCAATTTGTTGAGCTGCATTAATGGCGGCAGTTAAATTTCCACTTTGAGCCAGTTCTTGTGCTTGATCTAAGTAGGGTTGGTCTTGAATTCGCTGAATCTTTCCTATCCAAGTGCGAATTCTTTTTTGTGCTTCTGGATATAATGCACGACCTCGACGAATTTCGCTAGCCTGGTTAATCGCAGCTTGCAAGGAATTAATATCCTCGAATACCCCTATCTGTTCGGCACGATCTAAGTAAGGTTGGTCTTCAATTGTCTCCACTTGGGCTTGCCAGCGATTGATTTCTTGTCTTGCTTCTGTGGCACGGGGATTACTAGCAGGAATGAGTTCTACTTGGGCGATCGCAGCTGTTAAATTAGGGACTGTTCCCTGGCTAGCCAACATTCTTGCTTTTTCTAGATTGGCAACATCTTCAATTTCCAGCTGCCAACGAGCAATGAGTTGCTGGGCTTCGTTATACACTGGTCTGGAAGGATCGATTTGTTGTGCTTGAGCGATCGCAGCCTCTAAACCAGAGACATTGCCAATCCAGGCACTCCTTTTCGCGTCGGCAATGGCGATAAAGTCATCTGTTTCGCCTTGTAGTTTCGTACTCTCTGGAATTTGCCTAGCAATATTCAGGGCTTCATCAGCATCCCGCTTGTCTAGTTTTTCCTGTGCCAAGTCCAGCATTTTGCGCCCAAATGCCGGAATCGCTTCCTGAGCTTTTTGGTAAAGGTAACTTTCCTGCCCAATGGACTCAGCTAGCCTGATAGCTTCTAATAAATTATCGACTACTTTGCTGGAAGCTAAACTTTCAGCTTTTCCTAACTTATCGCCATCTTCCCGTGCTGTGGCAATTATCCGATTCAATTGATCGTATTTAGTACCCGCCCAATATTGATTGTTTACGCGCAGCATTTTGGCGGATAACATGAATGCCGATTGCCAGCGCCGTTCCTTGACTTCTGCGATCGCACTATTATATGTTGTTTCTGCCTTTGACCAAATTGTTTGCCATTTGTCAACTTGTTCATCGACTAATTTATAAGCTGCCACATCTTCGGGTATTTTTTTTGCTGTGGCGATCGCTTCTTCTAAATTCCCTGTTTGGAAACTTTGATCTGCTAGCTTCAAAATATCCCGCGACCATTCTTCAATGAAACGATCGATTTCTCCATGCAACGGGTGATTTTGTGGTAGTTGCTTCACCAGAGCGATCGCTTGCAATAGGTCGTTTACTGTTTGCTTAGAAGCCGCCAACTGAGCGCAATGTAGCCGTACAGAAGCACTAGCTAGGGGCCAGAAAATCGAGGGGCAATTAGGGGCAGCTGGCAATTTTAGCAGCATTGCCATTGCTAAGAATCCCACACTGCCCGGAATCAACATTAGTAGTACTAGCCATAATGTCCAGCTTTTCATCCAGCGGGGCCATTTCCCAGAGGTACTACTGAGTTTGGCAGTTTCTTCTGAATTACTATTTATAGGTAATCCTTCCCTATGGTTTTTTTTTCGCCGCTTCACTGACTTGGAGTTAGAACCAGTAGCTGGGACATCAAATGGTTGAGTTTCACCGAATTGTTCTGTTCGGGATAATCTTTTGTTTTGATCTGGCTCTCTTTCACTGGCTGAAGACCAACTGTCTGGAATATCCCGCTCTGTCATCTCTCACACCAAAATAATTGAATAGCGCTCTGTTTTAGGTCGATAATTCCATTGTTGACATAGTAGCTTTCTCATGATTAAAAAGCTACTTTTTTGATTATCTCTCTCCACAGAGTAGCATTATCAATCTCAAAAAACAGTGCTATTTTATACTTTATCCTGAAACAGTAGATTCGGCTTGCAAATCGGCAATTAGTTGAGCTAACTGATCGCTACTTGCCTGGTAAACATTGCCACAAAAGTCGCAAGTTGCTTCAGCACCATCATCTTTAACAATCATATCTTGCAGTTCGGCTTCTCCCAAAATTTTGAGTGCCCCTAAAACGCGATCGAAAGAACAACCACAGTGGAAGCGTAGCATTTGCCGTTCGGGAAAGATTTCCAGTCCCATGTCTCCCAACAGGTCGGTAAGAATTTCAGTCAAATTCTTCCCAGCTTGCAACAATGGCGTAAATCCTGCTAAACTAGCAACCCGCGATTCCAAGGTTTCTACTAGGGCTTCATCTCTAGCAGCTTTGGGTAACACTTGTATTAGTAATCCTCCAGCCGCAGTTACTCCCCCTGCTCCCACAAACACACCTAAAACTAAAGCTGAAGGTGTTTGTTCGGAATTCACCAGATAATGAGCCACATCATCACCAATTTCGCCAGAAACTAGTTGCACCGTACTAGAGTAAGGATAACCATAACCGACATCCCGCACAACGTAGAGGTAGCCACCACCCACTGCGCCACCAACATCTAACTTACCTTTGGCATTAGGAGGCAATTCTACAGATGGATTCCCCACATACCCGCGTACCGTACCATCTAACCCAGCATCTACCAATATGCCGCCCAAAGGGCCATCTCCTTTTACCCGCACATTGACCCTTGACCCTGTTCGCTTCATACTAGAAGCCATTAACAAGCCCGCCACCATAGTCCGGCCCAGTGCTGCTGTTGCCACATAAGAAAGCTTGTGTCGCCCCCGTGCTTCTTCTGTTAAACGTGTGGCGATCGCACCTACGGCACGAATTCCACCTTCGGCTGCTGTTGCACGAATTAACTGATCCGCCATGAATAACCTTACATTTCTTAACAAGTTCACATTTTCTATTCTAAGTTCTCTGCTGCTAGAAAAGTGACACCATAATAATCACTGATTGTATTTGCAATATTAGAAATAGTGATGTTTCACCTTTAGGTAATCTTAGAAAAATGCTCGGTAATTTTCAACAAAGTCAATTGCGGATCGAAATTGAAGCGTCAACAGATGCAATTCGTGACAGCCTACTGCATCCGGTACAACTAGAAAAATGGCTCTTAGGGCAACGCTTTGCGCCAGGAATGCCAGAAGAACTACTTCCAGGATTCGAGTTTACAACCTGGACAGGGCCAGTCTCGATTCATCATCAAGTAGACATTGTAAAATCCAACTGTCTCCGTTTGCTACTCAGTGGAGGTATTGACGGGTTCCATGAATGGTATTGGGGAGAAGGTTGGGTACAATCCCGCTTGGAAGGAGTTTCAATTTTGCCCTTGAATTTTGGTCAAACCCTGAGTTTGTTGAGCTTGCGTCAATTTCTGGCAACTCAAGGACGTTGAATGGAGTAGGGAGCGGAGGGGCAAAGGAGCAGAGAAGAAAAAAGTTTTCGGTACAAGCCCTACTCAAGAGTGCGCGTTCTTCTTTTCCTTCCGCTCCCCTGCTTCCCACTCCCTACTCCCCACTTCCCAATTCAAGAATCAGAAATAATACCTACAATAATTTTTACCAATACAGATAAATTTTCTGGAACTTGATAGCGTTTCTGGTCTTGAGTCACCTGACGATTCGCACGATGATAAACTCCAAAGCGCCAGTCTTCACCAGTCGTAACTGCTCCATATAGAAGTTCAGATGTGGATTTAGTCCATTGGTCAAGTGCTATTAATTCAACAGCGAGTTGAGTAAATCCTCTAACCAAATCTGATTGTTTGGCTTCGATGACTAATAAATTTTGAGGTGCTGCAATATAGTAATCAAGAGTCCCTTTTAGATAGTCGTTGACAGCAATAGAATATTCTATGTTGAGTCTCTGATTACTTAAATTGCATACTTCAAACAAAATTGGACTAATTAAAGCTTCCCGTCTCGTAGCTTCATTAACTAAATCAACATGAGAGAAATTACGGCGAAGTTGCTGCTGTAAGAATTGGATGTCTAAAATTTCTGATGATTCAGGTAATGTTAGATTTTTCCTTTCAATAGTGCAATTTAATTCAGCTAAAATATCATCAATTACGAAAGGCAATTCAAAATATCGGCTAAAACTATAAGATTCACCAACTTGGAGAATGCGGCGGGAACTCATAAAAACCTCAGCCAAATTTATCTCAACCTTCTCTACAGAAGTTACGCTACCAACCAGGTGAGCATTTAGATTTTTTAAATCCTTAAATTATTTTTAATCCCCAGCAGTCAACACTTGCTCAACTGTTAATTCTAACTCTGGAAAAATTTGAGATTGAATGCGATCGCTACCAACAAACTCTACTGGTTCGTATAATTCTTCTATTAATGTGAAGACAGTCACTTTGCTCGTTAATGGATCGACAATCCAATATTCTGGAATGTTGAGAACATTATACTCAACTCGCTTGGCTCGATAGTCTACAGTCTTTGTTGATTCACTAACGACTTCTACCACCAACAAAGGAGGTGATTCGTTGAGTTCAATAACTGCTTCTCGGTTTCTCAACTCCCGCCACTGAGGTAATGGCATCACAACAACATCTGGAATTCTCGATGTATCCCATCTGCCAGCACGGGGGGAACGAACACCGATAACCATTTGTTTAGAAGTCCAATCTAACTTTAGGCGGAGAATTTCTAATCGAAAGCAAACATTGAGAAATTCTGTTAAAGCCCCATGTTGTCCACTTCCTAGACTCATGGGAATTAGTTCTCCATTGACCAATTCATAGCGGGTATCAGTGCCATCATCATAAGCCAGATACTCTTCAAAGGTAAGTCGTTTAGTAACTGCTGGGGTTGTAGTCATGGCACGATCGTCTGATTTGCCTTTACCTGATTTTAATTGGGTTTTACCACCAACACCGAACAATTCGCTTCTTCCACAACTTGACTGCTAACAGAACGCTGGACAATTCGCTTCATCCCAATCAACCCCCGACTACCAATTACGATCAAGTCAGCTTTGTAAATATTAGCAAGACGAATAATCTCTTCGGCAGGATCGCCAGTTACCAGTTCTAACTGACTTGTAACTGATAAGTTTTCCTGATAGTATTGAAGCTGTTTTTCAAGCTGAAAATAAGGAAATGTTGGGGAATCTGGCTGAGGACGATCGGCGGGTAGTTCGATCTCTGACTTTGGAGTGGGAAATACATGACAGAGAACAACCTTGGCATCTTTTGAAAATGCCAAATTATCTAAAGTCTGAATTACTCGTTCTGCAATTTCTGAACCGTCCAGAGCTACCAAAATTTTATTTAGCACCGCTCTCGTCTCCTATAAGAGTAGACCCCTTATATAAGTATGTAGTAAAACCTGTTGGCAGCTACACTAAATTATTTTTCCATCTGCCTACTTAGTCGATCGAGAAGAATTCAGAACTCAGGAGCGCAGTCTGAGATACTTCGCCCTAAATGAGCGGTATTCTCGTAGAGAGCGGTAGAGTATTTACTAATTCTGAATACGACTTACCCAAAAATCCACACAGTAGGAGCAGTTTGTGAATTGCCCCTACCAGAAAATTAGGGTTTTGGCTATTGTTTGCGTAAATACTACTGAATTCTAAATTCTGACTCCTGTTTTATTTGGAACCTATTGAGTGGCTTTTGCCAACAGTACTAGGGGAAAATTAACCATTCCAAATCACTCTTCTTGCTGAACTCGGCGGCGGACTGAATCAGCATGAGAAGGTAAGCCTTCTGCTGTTGCTAGGACATCAATAGCACCAGCCACATTTTGCAGCGCTGTTTGGGAGTATTGAATAATACTGGAGTGTTTCAGGAAGGTTTCAACCCCTAACGCCGAGGCATAGCGGGCAGCGCCAGAAGTTGGCAAGGTGTGATTAGGCCCTGCCAAATAGTCTCCCACAGCTTCTGGTGTTGAGTAACCCAAAAAGATTGCCCCAGCGTGGCGAATCTGTGGTAATAGTGCCCAAGGGTCTTTTACTTCTAATTCCAGATGTTCGGGGGCAAATTCATTTGAGAGTTCTGCTGCTGCTTCGAGGGATTCCACAAGGACAATCAACCCATAATGAGCGATCGCTTTTTCTGTGTCTATTCGCCGTGGATGATCTACTAACTGCCTTTCCAAGGCTAATTGCACGTTTTTTGCCAAAGCCGCATCTGTCGTCAGCAAGATTGCTGCCGCCATTGGATCGTGTTCGGCTTGGGCTAGCAAGTCAGCAGCTACATGCACCGGATTTGCGGTTTCATCGGCAATCACCAGCACTTCGCTAGGGCCTGCCAAAGAATCAATACCGACGGTGCCATAGACAAGTTTTTTCGCTAGGGTGACATAAATGTTACCAGGCCCAGTAATCACATTCACTTTCGGAATCGTTTCTGTTCCATAAGCTAAAGCAGCGATCGCTTGTGCGCCCCCAATCCGATAAATTTCTTGTACTCCTGCTTCTTGGGCAGCTACCAAAACTGCTGGGTTAATTGCACCCCCTGGGCCTGGTGGTGTCACCATCACTATATGGGGTACAGCAGCAACACGAGCCGGAATTGCATTCATCAGCACTGTACTGGGATAGGCTGCACGCCCACCAGGCACATACAACCCCGCTCGATCTACGGGAGTGTAGCGTTTGCCCAGCACTATTTCATCGTCGCCAAAGTGTACCCAGCTTTTTGGGACTCGCTGACGATGAAACGCTTCAATTTGGCGGCAAGCTAGCCGAACTGCTCCCAACAACTCCTTTGACACCTGCTGATAGGCTGCATCTAGTTCCGAGCCTGTAACTCGAAGTTCTTCTGCTTTCAGGGTTTGTTTGTCAAATTCGGCTGTGTAATGCAATAGAGCTTTGTCGCCTTGGCGCTTCACTGCTTGCAAAACTTCGCGTACCGTTGCTTCTTTGTGAAGCACTTGTTCGTCATGGGTGCGATCGCAGATCCGTTGCAGTTCTGCTCTAACGTCTGCCTGCTGAGTAATGATTCGCAGCATGGAGTAAGGACAATGCCAAAATTATAATATTCACACCTGAGATTTAGTATTGCTCTTAACCCACTGGGGTATGCAAGCTGACTCTAATTCTCTTCTCTAGCTTAACCTGGATTTTTTTGATACTCTCAAGGTTGCCAACAGATGGTTTACTTGAGAAGGCAACTTAATTGCTCAGTCCGACAAACCTTAATAGGCTGGCGGCAGGAACTGGGTGTGCCATTTCCCATGACCCTTGTGCCTTTCCTCTCACTCCTTACAGAGTGTAGGTGGTGTGTTTACACATCCAGTCCCCCAGATTTACAGGGGGCAAGGTCTGAGTATAATTTTTAATTTTCCTAACTTTTTAGTAGTTTGTATCTGTACAGACACGACATAACATCGCTTCTATACTTTCAAACCCTGAAATTTAGCTGTTTACAGTTCTTTACCTCTGACAATACATCCTAAATCTAGGAAAGATTACATTGGCAATCACACCGCTTTCTCAGGTAGTGGTGAGCTAGAGTAACAGTTTTCTCTGACATGGCTTATTTTAACGCATTTCCTAAATTCACGACACACTGAATTGGGGACTGGAAAGATTAGGAGGCAGGGGAAGAGGAACTATTGCTCAATGGCAGATTTTTTTTAGGAAATTATAACATTGGCAATTTGGATGCTATATTAGTAAGTCTAGTAGTGTGTGTACATATTAATAGTATTTTTGGAATTGACTGTGGCGAATACAAAGTCTGCTCTCAAGCGTGCCCAAATCGCAGAACGTAACCGACTGCGTAATAAAGCTTACAAATCAGCAGTCAAGACGCTGATGAAGAAATACTCTAATGCTGTAGCTGTCTATGCAGCTAATCCTACCCCAGAATTAAAAGAAGAAGCAGAGGCTCGGTTATCCGAAGCTTACGCCAAAATCGATAAAGCAGTCAAACGGGGTGTCCTTCACGCCAATAATGGCGCAAGGAAAAAGTCGAGATTGGCTCATAAACTAAAGCCTGTAACTCAAACAGCAGCTGAATAATCATGAGTTGAGCCAGTGCGATGTTCTAACTGAGTGAATCACTAGGTTAGGAATTTTCTAAAAGCTGTAGTAATTGGCGTAAAACGCCAGTTGCTCACCCGAAGCTAGTATAGTTTGGAGGGTTTTCACCTGAAAATAGCAGGGCTGCCTTATGAGCAACTACTTTTGTTTATTCTAATTAAAACAAGTGGTGGGCTTGATTTCCCTCTTGAACATTTGGCGATCGCGTAGCGGCTAACATAGGAGAAAGATTTACCT
This genomic interval from Nostoc sp. KVJ3 contains the following:
- a CDS encoding chromosome segregation ATPase → MTERDIPDSWSSASEREPDQNKRLSRTEQFGETQPFDVPATGSNSKSVKRRKKNHREGLPINSNSEETAKLSSTSGKWPRWMKSWTLWLVLLMLIPGSVGFLAMAMLLKLPAAPNCPSIFWPLASASVRLHCAQLAASKQTVNDLLQAIALVKQLPQNHPLHGEIDRFIEEWSRDILKLADQSFQTGNLEEAIATAKKIPEDVAAYKLVDEQVDKWQTIWSKAETTYNSAIAEVKERRWQSAFMLSAKMLRVNNQYWAGTKYDQLNRIIATAREDGDKLGKAESLASSKVVDNLLEAIRLAESIGQESYLYQKAQEAIPAFGRKMLDLAQEKLDKRDADEALNIARQIPESTKLQGETDDFIAIADAKRSAWIGNVSGLEAAIAQAQQIDPSRPVYNEAQQLIARWQLEIEDVANLEKARMLASQGTVPNLTAAIAQVELIPASNPRATEARQEINRWQAQVETIEDQPYLDRAEQIGVFEDINSLQAAINQASEIRRGRALYPEAQKRIRTWIGKIQRIQDQPYLDQAQELAQSGNLTAAINAAQQIASSGRALSGEAQAAINDWEGQIRTKENWKKAQEVGATGTPEALVEAIRLADKVSNNSILRMDANLAIDQWSQQLLEIARTQGQSDIARGIDIAKSIPRGSAAYSAAQDQIKTWQDFLNPKPQPQPQTEPLPFPQSTTNGQ
- a CDS encoding Dyp-type peroxidase, giving the protein MTQQIIREAPAPYPLEGQQTNEFFHIPAPNEPILNVNNIQGNILGGFNKDYQALLFLEIENQKAFKEWLKSQIDFIATASEVIAFNRLFKSSRQRRGREGAVKATWVNIAFSFEGLKKLTNDADSFTDTSFKAGLAAKAAELNDPVDNNGKPIGWVVGGPDNGKTDVIFIIASDDRADLLEEVSRILESVVTFTDGKGNAKSSGARITFLEEGANLPQPLSGHEHFGNLDGISQPGIRGRVSDNPKELLTPRQNPENPNQGKPGQDLLWPGEFVFGYEGQNDKAHKLEDSKGQVVSAGLHWANDGSYLVFRRLRQDVFKFHQFLNYTAADLNADPRKVSAKLIGRWPSGAPTVRTPEEDAPSLGNDDNGNNNFEFNGDDAPEGKFFKNDVVPPSDDATGLRCPFIAHTRKTYPRNDKTPGGGGPGPEEIDLSEVTTQTHRLLRRGIPYGPVSPSTPNNPQPDPNFVDRGLHFLAYQTSIVDQFEFVTKFWVNNANFSEEAATGHEFEGKLTLGHDPIIGQSENNKPGSDRTRKFFIHLEDKEDQPQTKELTAPEDWVIPTGGGYFFAPSISALKDVLTN
- a CDS encoding class I SAM-dependent methyltransferase; translated protein: MDSNPALCAAIANHITTSSQQRITFAEFMDMVLYHPEYGYYSSDALKIGFKGGDFFTSPNLCADFGELLAEQFFQMWEILGKPIPFSLVEMGAGQGLLALHILKYHQQHYPDFFTALEYIIVEKSPTLRKEQQQRLQDFPVRWCNLEEIPANAIVGCFFSNELVDAFPVHQFILETGELREIYVTTPQNLTPLKGKSKSSSPPFIGERSNFAFVEVTGEPSTPKLAEYLDLVEMDFSQSAYPDGYRSEINLAALDWLSIVADRLQRGYVLTIDYGYPATRYYNPRRSQGTLQCYYQHRFHDNPYINIGRQDITAHVDFTALERWGKRCNLDKVGFIQQGLFLMALGLGERIAALSDREQPLSELLQRREALHQLIDPTGLGSFGVLLQSKGLDKTEISQPLKGFTLPE
- a CDS encoding universal stress protein, yielding MLNKILVALDGSEIAERVIQTLDNLAFSKDAKVVLCHVFPTPKSEIELPADRPQPDSPTFPYFQLEKQLQYYQENLSVTSQLELVTGDPAEEIIRLANIYKADLIVIGSRGLIGMKRIVQRSVSSQVVEEANCSVLVVKPN
- a CDS encoding NAD(P)-dependent oxidoreductase — encoded protein: MKVAFLGTGLMGLPMAQRLLAADIQLVAYNRTPEKLAPLQAAGAEIATHPRHAIRAAECVILMLTNASAIYNVLLSDTAWQTLEGRTIVQMGTITPTESQEIRDAVVAGGGEYLEAPVLGSIPEAKAGKLTVMVGAEPEQYQRHLKLLQHFGTEPLLIGPVGTAAALKLALNQLIASLTTSFALSLAFVQRQGVDVDVFMQILRESPLYAPTFDKKLQRMLDGNYADPNFPTKHLLKDTELFISEAKSRSLDLSSIKGVRQILQTAVKMSFADDDYSSLFSVIKEWGE
- the hslO gene encoding Hsp33 family molecular chaperone HslO; protein product: MADQLIRATAAEGGIRAVGAIATRLTEEARGRHKLSYVATAALGRTMVAGLLMASSMKRTGSRVNVRVKGDGPLGGILVDAGLDGTVRGYVGNPSVELPPNAKGKLDVGGAVGGGYLYVVRDVGYGYPYSSTVQLVSGEIGDDVAHYLVNSEQTPSALVLGVFVGAGGVTAAGGLLIQVLPKAARDEALVETLESRVASLAGFTPLLQAGKNLTEILTDLLGDMGLEIFPERQMLRFHCGCSFDRVLGALKILGEAELQDMIVKDDGAEATCDFCGNVYQASSDQLAQLIADLQAESTVSG
- a CDS encoding Uma2 family endonuclease, with the translated sequence MFGVGGKTQLKSGKGKSDDRAMTTTPAVTKRLTFEEYLAYDDGTDTRYELVNGELIPMSLGSGQHGALTEFLNVCFRLEILRLKLDWTSKQMVIGVRSPRAGRWDTSRIPDVVVMPLPQWRELRNREAVIELNESPPLLVVEVVSESTKTVDYRAKRVEYNVLNIPEYWIVDPLTSKVTVFTLIEELYEPVEFVGSDRIQSQIFPELELTVEQVLTAGD